CGGTATTAAGAAAGCTATTTCATCCCGGGCGATGAAACGCCGGGCTTACAAGTTCGTCGGCGACAGGATCTACACGAACGAATCAAACCACGAAGTCTGAAAGACTGAACAGGGTATCTTAATTTACCCGGATAGCTGTTCCTTTCTACCGCCCTCTAAACGAGTAGCATCCGGTCTCACCTCATAGTCTAAAGGCGTTGGCTCCCACCGCCGCAGAATTTCAAATCATCATTTTCTAATAAAGATGAACTGTCCCCCTTCATCGCCTGTGTTTTTTACCGCCTGGGAAATAGGCATTTGTTTGGAGTTGTTTGCTGCGGGAATCTTCAGTTGTTCGAAGAGTTGCGCAATCAACTTTTCCGCCCTTACCTCAGTATTGTGTTCATTATCTAAACTCATTCATATACATTATAAAACCATATGATCGTTTACCATAACTCTCAGGAAAAGACATGACTGAAAATGGCACCACCTCGTTTGTTAATTTTATTAAATTCATAACAGGAATTATCATAGTCGGATTTGTTTCATCGTGTAATTCTTATAAGACAGACATCTCCGACTTGCCCTTTGACCCGTCTGACAATCCCTGGAGCGAGATCCGCAAAGAACGGATACAAAAGCTTCTCCCGGCGGCGATGCGGCGCGCTGAGGTCGATGCGTGGGTTCTGATTTGCAGGGAGAACGACAACGACCCGCTTGCCTCACACGTCGGCTGCGAAAACGCCGGCGGCACTGCCGCTTTTATGTTCTTTTTAGAAGGCGACAGGGTGAGCTCTCTAATTTTTTCTCCGGAAGGCGAGGCCAAATCGCTTAGCGACGTCGGTTTGCACGACAGGGTCATCTCGTTCAAAAGAGGCGGAAACGTCTGGAAATTAGTGGCGGACGAACTTCGCACGCGGAATCCTTCCGTAATCGCTGTCAATTCTTCTGAGAGGAATATCGCGGACGGTCTTTCTTACAGCCAGCGCATTAAATTGGAAGAGGCTTTAGGAGATGATATGACGGAGCGGCTCGTTTCATCTCAGGACCTCGTCACAGAATGGTTATCGGTCAAGCTTCCCGCAGAGATAGAAATTATGCGGAAGGCAGCCGAACTCACCGCACAACTTGAGATCGAAGCTTATAAGATGGTAATTCCCGGTAAGACGAGGGATTCGGATGTTGCGCGATACCTTAAATCGCGTATGAGAGAACTCGGTGTGGAGGACGCATGGGCGCCGGAGCAAAATCCGAACGTAAATTCCGGCGTTGACCGCGGTCATTCCCACGCTACCGATAAAGTTATTCAAGCGGGAGATATCATTCAAACGGACTTCGGCATAAAAGTTTACGGAACGTGGTGCACCGACATTCAGCGGTTTGCCTACGTCATGGAGCCCGGAATGACCGAGCCGCCCGCCGAAGTTCTTATTAGATGGGAAAACGCTCGCAAAGGAAACCGCATAGCCATCGCAGCCATGAAACCGGGAGTAACGGGATACTCGGTTGATAAAGCGCAAAGAGATTGGATGAAAGAAACCGGGTCACTCCCCCTCATCTGGAGTACCGGTCACCCGGTGGGATATTGGGCACACGATGCAGGTCCGCGTCTTGGGGGCGCACAGAGCGAAGCAGCGCCATCGGGAGACGCTCTCCGAATTCTACATCCCGGTCAGACATTCGCTTTCGACGGTTTCTTCAGTTGGCCCTTAGACGCTGAGGGGAAAGACTCGAAAACTATATCCGTAGAAGAAATGGCAGTTATAACAGATACCGGAGCAGAATACCTTATCCCTCCGCAGGAAGAGCTTATACTGATTCCTTCAAGATAGTTGATCTGAATATCTTAAAACCATCGATAGGGTAATGATTCACTTTCTCTGCATGTTATAATAGCACTGTTTACGACGATTTCTTCGCTAAGGCTATCGCAAAGAAAGATTCTGCGTCGGTCAGCCATTCTTTCATCTCCATACCCGCTGAACTCATCAGGCTTTCGACCTTTTCCCGTGTATATTTTCGGCTGATCTCCGTGCAGATCGACTCGCCGCTAATGAGTTTTAGCTTCAAATCGATCTTTTTTAAATTTACGACCTGATCTACATTGGATTTCAGATACATCTCGATCCGGTTCTTCTCCTGATTGTAAACCGCTTCATGGGTGAATAGGTTCGGCTTAAAATCAGCGTCTAATCTCACATTTATTACATTTAAGATATTCCTGTTGAACTCCTCCGTAACACCCTCTGAATCATTGTAGGCAGAATGAATTATGTCTATGTCTTTCACAAGGTCTATTCCCAGCATGAAGATATCTTCCCTCTTCATTTTCTCAACCACCCTTTCGAGAAACATCTTACTCTCACCGTAGCTCATATTCCCGATAGTGGAGCCGAGAAAGAGGTAAATTGTCGGAGTAAAATCAAAATCGCCGAGCATCAATTCCTTTGTAAAATCACCTACTATGCTGACTACCCGGGATTCCGGGTATAAAGCGCGGAAGCTCAGTGAGCTCTCCGTGAGGAACTCCTCGTTGAAATCAAATAGTCCTATCCCCCTCAGCATTCCCGATACATTCATGAGATCAAGTAACAATCGTGTTTTTGTAGCAGACCCGCTCCCCATCTCGAAAACCGCCTCTGGCTTGTACCTATTGAGTATCCCCTCGATCTCATTTTTCAATATACTTGTTTCGGTTCGGGTCAGGTAATACTCGGGTAATCTGGTAATTTTGTCAAATAACTGAGAACCCTTTTCATCGTAAAAATATTTCGGGTTCAACATCTTGGGAACCGACGTCAGTCCGGCTTGCACGTCTTGAATTATCTCCGCGAACGGGTCGGACTTAAAGCCCTGCTTGGAATTATCGGATTCAATAGATTCTTTTCTCTGCGGTAAGCTCATTTTAAATTACTCAGTTTAGGTTTTTCGCCCAGCTTGATTTGTAACATAGTGTTTTCGGGGACTACGGTCCATCCCGCGTCTTCGTCCAACGCTTCTGATGCAACGAGAGTCCCCCCTCCTAAGGTCTTGTGCGAGTTGTTATAATATAAGGAGTTGCATTCCCCCCCTATTTCATGCCGGATGAATACAGCCTCAACTCCATCTGATATTCCGATATTGAGGTTTGCGCTCCGGTCAGATTCAGATAAGTGAGTGCCTAACCAATCAAGAGTATTACGAAGCGCGGTTGATATTGATCTTCCTTCTCCTTTTAATTCGGAAAGCTGCCACATAAATGCGGCAAAGAGAAGCGCGCTGTCGGAGCGATTGCCTATCATGTTGAAATACTTATCCGGA
This sequence is a window from Candidatus Neomarinimicrobiota bacterium. Protein-coding genes within it:
- a CDS encoding class II glutamine amidotransferase, with product MCRIAAYIGEGTKIENIVYNFPHNLEVQSYAPKELIAGNVNLDGFGCGWYNREVEPQPAKYATLLPLWADYNFPTIARATTSDVIFAAVRNATPPFPNELSSVQPLTLENYLFVHNGSISEYEKSRRKLENDLPDKYFNMIGNRSDSALLFAAFMWQLSELKGEGRSISTALRNTLDWLGTHLSESDRSANLNIGISDGVEAVFIRHEIGGECNSLYYNNSHKTLGGGTLVASEALDEDAGWTVVPENTMLQIKLGEKPKLSNLK
- the egtD gene encoding L-histidine N(alpha)-methyltransferase; this encodes MSLPQRKESIESDNSKQGFKSDPFAEIIQDVQAGLTSVPKMLNPKYFYDEKGSQLFDKITRLPEYYLTRTETSILKNEIEGILNRYKPEAVFEMGSGSATKTRLLLDLMNVSGMLRGIGLFDFNEEFLTESSLSFRALYPESRVVSIVGDFTKELMLGDFDFTPTIYLFLGSTIGNMSYGESKMFLERVVEKMKREDIFMLGIDLVKDIDIIHSAYNDSEGVTEEFNRNILNVINVRLDADFKPNLFTHEAVYNQEKNRIEMYLKSNVDQVVNLKKIDLKLKLISGESICTEISRKYTREKVESLMSSAGMEMKEWLTDAESFFAIALAKKSS
- a CDS encoding aminopeptidase P family protein, producing the protein MTENGTTSFVNFIKFITGIIIVGFVSSCNSYKTDISDLPFDPSDNPWSEIRKERIQKLLPAAMRRAEVDAWVLICRENDNDPLASHVGCENAGGTAAFMFFLEGDRVSSLIFSPEGEAKSLSDVGLHDRVISFKRGGNVWKLVADELRTRNPSVIAVNSSERNIADGLSYSQRIKLEEALGDDMTERLVSSQDLVTEWLSVKLPAEIEIMRKAAELTAQLEIEAYKMVIPGKTRDSDVARYLKSRMRELGVEDAWAPEQNPNVNSGVDRGHSHATDKVIQAGDIIQTDFGIKVYGTWCTDIQRFAYVMEPGMTEPPAEVLIRWENARKGNRIAIAAMKPGVTGYSVDKAQRDWMKETGSLPLIWSTGHPVGYWAHDAGPRLGGAQSEAAPSGDALRILHPGQTFAFDGFFSWPLDAEGKDSKTISVEEMAVITDTGAEYLIPPQEELILIPSR